In the Bacillus shivajii genome, one interval contains:
- the argH gene encoding argininosuccinate lyase, which produces MSKLWGGRFTKDTNKLVEELTASISFDQKLAREDIQGSLAHVQMLAECGIITNEEMQSITAGLNKVGEKIEKGELTYSVENEDIHMNIEAFLIDEIGPVGGKLHTGRSRNDQVATDMHLYLKNHTNDIIKLIDDVQAAIVQQAEDNIETIIPGYTHLQRAQPVSFAHHMMAYFWMLQRDKERLLDSLERVNWLPLGAGALAGTTFPIDRERTAELLGFDKVYPNSMDAVSDRDFILEFLSASSILMTHISRLSEEFVIWSSEEFNFIELDDSFCTGSSIMPQKKNPDVPELLRAKTGRVYGDLVGLLTVLKGLPLAYNKDMQEDKEGMFDTVETVEGSLKLLAPMIATMNVNIDTMRKAVNNDYSNATDIADYLVTKGMPFREAHEVIGKIVLNAIEQGKYLLDLNLEEYQAFSPLFEEDIFEVLAPEHVMGVRNSYGGTSPEQVKMQLELAKDKLGVIQDSEK; this is translated from the coding sequence ATGTCTAAGTTATGGGGCGGAAGATTTACGAAAGATACAAACAAACTTGTGGAAGAGTTAACAGCTTCCATTTCCTTTGATCAAAAATTAGCAAGAGAAGATATTCAAGGAAGTCTAGCGCACGTTCAAATGCTTGCCGAGTGCGGCATCATTACAAATGAGGAGATGCAGTCCATTACTGCAGGCTTAAATAAAGTCGGGGAAAAAATTGAAAAGGGTGAACTCACATACTCTGTCGAGAATGAAGATATTCATATGAATATTGAAGCCTTCTTAATTGATGAAATTGGCCCTGTCGGAGGGAAACTTCATACAGGAAGAAGCAGAAATGACCAAGTTGCAACAGATATGCATTTATATTTAAAAAATCATACAAATGATATCATAAAGCTTATTGATGATGTCCAAGCAGCGATCGTACAGCAAGCAGAAGATAATATTGAGACGATCATTCCAGGGTACACACACTTGCAGCGAGCGCAGCCAGTCTCATTTGCCCACCATATGATGGCCTATTTTTGGATGCTCCAACGTGATAAAGAGCGACTACTCGATAGTTTGGAGCGGGTTAATTGGCTACCTCTTGGTGCAGGGGCATTGGCAGGAACGACATTCCCTATTGACCGAGAGCGGACAGCAGAACTACTCGGTTTTGATAAAGTCTACCCAAATAGTATGGATGCAGTGAGTGACCGTGACTTTATTCTTGAATTTCTTTCTGCATCATCCATTTTAATGACGCACATATCGCGTCTTTCTGAAGAGTTCGTCATTTGGAGCAGTGAAGAATTCAATTTCATTGAGCTCGATGATTCTTTTTGTACAGGATCTAGTATTATGCCACAGAAGAAGAATCCAGACGTTCCAGAATTATTGCGAGCAAAAACGGGGCGTGTATATGGGGACCTAGTCGGCCTATTAACTGTTTTGAAGGGGCTTCCGTTAGCGTATAACAAAGATATGCAAGAAGATAAAGAGGGAATGTTTGATACAGTGGAAACAGTTGAAGGTTCATTAAAACTGTTAGCGCCGATGATTGCTACGATGAACGTAAATATTGATACGATGCGTAAAGCTGTAAATAACGATTATTCAAATGCAACAGATATTGCTGATTACCTTGTCACAAAAGGTATGCCTTTCCGTGAAGCTCATGAAGTGATTGGAAAAATTGTATTAAACGCGATTGAGCAAGGAAAGTATTTATTAGATTTGAATTTAGAGGAGTATCAAGCATTTAGTCCATTATTTGAAGAGGACATTTTTGAGGTTTTAGCCCCAGAGCATGTTATGGGAGTAAGGAATAGTTACGGAGGAACGTCGCCCGAGCAAGTGAAAATGCAGTTGGAATTAGCAAAAGATAAGCTTGGT
- a CDS encoding argininosuccinate synthase, with the protein MSNGKVVLAYSGGLDTSVSVKWIQEKYGYDVIAVGLDVGEGKDLDTIKEKALEVGAEKAITIDAKELLAKEYLLPALKANCLYEGKYPLSSALSRPLISKLLVEIAEQEGAVAIAHGCTGKGNDQVRFDVSIQALAPHLKIIAPVREWGMTRDEEIAYAEEKGIPVPVNLEKPYSIDANIWGRACEAGVLEDTWKEAPEDAFDWTAPISMTPDEAEYVEVDFEKGEPVALNGEKLSLVDLIETLNELGGKHGVGRIDHIENRLVGIKSREVYENPAALILIKAHKELELLTLPSEVTKFKRQVDEQLTQIIYDGLWYSPLTNALDAFINETQQVVSGKIRVKLHKGNFDVVARKSDHSLYNEQLATYSKGDAFDHTAAVGFIKLWGLRTKVYSEVNTKTEVTK; encoded by the coding sequence ATGAGTAATGGAAAAGTGGTTTTAGCCTATTCCGGAGGTTTAGATACTTCCGTTTCTGTTAAATGGATACAAGAAAAATACGGGTATGATGTCATTGCCGTAGGATTAGATGTCGGTGAAGGGAAAGACCTTGACACCATTAAGGAAAAGGCACTTGAAGTAGGAGCAGAAAAAGCAATCACAATTGATGCAAAAGAACTCTTAGCAAAGGAATATCTTCTACCGGCTTTAAAAGCAAATTGTCTTTATGAAGGAAAATACCCACTTTCATCAGCTTTATCTCGACCACTTATCTCAAAACTGCTTGTTGAAATAGCTGAGCAAGAAGGGGCAGTCGCGATTGCGCACGGTTGTACAGGAAAAGGGAATGATCAAGTTCGCTTTGATGTTTCGATTCAGGCACTTGCGCCGCACCTAAAAATCATCGCACCTGTCAGAGAGTGGGGGATGACCCGTGATGAAGAAATTGCTTATGCCGAAGAAAAGGGAATTCCGGTTCCAGTAAATCTTGAAAAACCGTATTCTATCGACGCGAACATTTGGGGGCGTGCATGCGAGGCAGGTGTACTTGAAGATACGTGGAAAGAGGCACCAGAAGATGCGTTTGATTGGACTGCACCAATTTCAATGACACCTGATGAAGCTGAATATGTAGAGGTTGATTTCGAAAAAGGTGAACCTGTTGCTTTAAACGGTGAAAAGCTTTCACTCGTTGATCTTATAGAAACATTAAATGAACTTGGTGGAAAACATGGTGTCGGCAGAATTGATCATATTGAAAACAGACTCGTTGGGATTAAATCACGTGAAGTATATGAAAACCCAGCTGCACTCATTTTAATAAAAGCTCATAAAGAACTTGAATTACTTACACTGCCAAGCGAAGTAACGAAGTTTAAACGACAAGTAGACGAACAGCTGACGCAAATTATTTATGACGGATTATGGTATTCACCTTTAACAAATGCGTTAGATGCGTTTATTAATGAAACACAACAAGTTGTTTCTGGAAAAATCCGCGTCAAATTGCATAAAGGGAACTTTGATGTCGTTGCACGAAAGTCAGATCACAGCTTATACAATGAACAGCTTGCAACGTATTCAAAAGGCGATGCCTTTGACCATACCGCAGCTGTCGGTTTCATTAAGCTTTGGGGACTAAGAACGAAAGTGTATTCAGAAGTAAATACAAAAACAGAAGTAACGAAATAA
- the argF gene encoding ornithine carbamoyltransferase: MTLHEINVDEYLLEKQMRGKHFLTLADFNSYEIEYLLKVASQLKRKQQLNIPHEYLKGKTLGMIFEKSSTRTRLSFEIGMLKLGGHASFLSSNDLQIGRGESISDTAKVLSRYLDGVMIRTYSHETIEEFAEASSIPVINGLTDSHHPAQVLADLLTIKEHKGQLKGLKLCYVGDGNNNMTHSLLEGAAKTGMNMTVSSPEGYEPDKGIYEKAKDLAERQGCSFHFTYEPEEAAEDADVIVTDVWASMGEEHEQEERVKKLTPYQVNESLCDKAKDDFLFLHCLPAHRGEEVTAEIIDGKHSVVFDEAENRLHAQKALLKVLMGD, from the coding sequence ATGACTTTGCATGAAATAAACGTGGATGAATATTTACTAGAAAAACAAATGCGAGGTAAACACTTTTTAACGCTAGCTGATTTCAATTCCTATGAGATTGAATATTTATTAAAGGTTGCTAGTCAGTTAAAGAGAAAACAACAACTAAATATTCCTCATGAATATTTAAAAGGAAAGACGTTAGGGATGATTTTTGAAAAATCATCAACACGTACAAGGTTGTCATTTGAAATTGGAATGCTAAAGCTAGGCGGTCATGCTAGTTTTTTGAGTTCGAATGATCTTCAAATTGGCAGGGGAGAATCGATCTCAGACACCGCTAAAGTTTTATCAAGGTATTTAGACGGGGTGATGATTCGAACGTATTCCCATGAGACGATTGAAGAGTTCGCTGAGGCCTCTAGTATTCCGGTTATTAACGGATTAACAGACTCACATCACCCTGCTCAAGTATTAGCTGATTTACTTACGATCAAAGAGCATAAAGGCCAGTTAAAAGGGCTAAAACTATGTTATGTTGGCGACGGAAATAACAATATGACTCATTCCTTATTAGAAGGCGCAGCTAAAACGGGCATGAATATGACAGTTTCGAGCCCAGAAGGTTATGAGCCAGATAAAGGGATTTATGAGAAAGCAAAGGATTTAGCCGAACGTCAAGGCTGTTCGTTTCATTTTACTTATGAACCCGAAGAAGCTGCCGAAGATGCTGATGTGATCGTAACAGACGTATGGGCTAGTATGGGAGAGGAACATGAACAAGAAGAACGGGTAAAAAAGCTTACCCCTTATCAAGTAAATGAAAGCCTTTGTGATAAGGCAAAAGATGATTTCTTGTTTTTACATTGCCTCCCAGCCCACCGTGGCGAGGAAGTAACAGCTGAAATTATAGATGGGAAACATTCTGTTGTTTTTGACGAAGCTGAAAACCGATTACATGCGCAAAAAGCCTTATTAAAAGTGTTAATGGGAGACTAA